In Ovis canadensis isolate MfBH-ARS-UI-01 breed Bighorn chromosome 11, ARS-UI_OviCan_v2, whole genome shotgun sequence, the DNA window CTGCAGGGTGGGGGTGTCTTCCAGTCTGAGCATAGGCCCCCGCTGCTGCAGGGTGGGGGATCTTCCAGTCTGAGCTTAGGCCCCCTGCTGCAGGGTGGGGGGTCTTCCAGTCTGAGCATAGGCCCCCGCTGCTGCAGGGTGGGGGGGTCTTCCAGTCTGAGCTTAGGGTCCCTGCTGCAGGGTGGGGGGGTCTTCCAGTCTGAGCTTAGGCCCCCCCCCCTGCTGCAGGGTGGGGGTGTCTTCCAGTCTGACCTTAGGCCCCCGCTGCTGCAGGGTGGGGGGTCTTCCAGTCTGAGCGTAGACCCCCTGCTGCAGGCGCAGTAGGCGCTCTCCCAGGTTGTCAGCAGGCGTGTCAGTGCCCACCTGGACCCCCTCCAGCTCCTCACCGCCTGCCTGGCTCTAGGAGCTCCAGACcccaaccctctccctctgctCCCCCGGGGTGCAGGGCTGAGGAAGTGAGTCTACTCAGATGCCCAGAGAAAGTGCCTGTCCAGGGTGGGCGGAGGCAGCTGCTGGCTTCTCCAGGGCCTGTGATCAGGCCTCAGGCCCTGCAGGGGGACCACACGCCCAGGAGGAAGGCTGGGCCTCGGCAGCCAGCCTCAACCTCCCTGTGGACTTCTTCTCTCTCCCAAGCATAGATTTGCATTttcccctctgccctctgccactCAGGCCCCCCAGGGACCAGGTGACAGTTAAACCCCCTCTTCCGGCTAGTGGCCCAGAGCACCCACTTCCTTTCAGGTATTTTCTGGGCTCTGGGGAGGGGTTGAAAGGGCGGCAGCAGCTGGGTTTGGAGAAGAAGGGATGGGGACTCCATTTTGGAGAGGAGCTGGGGTCTCCACCCCGGTGTCAAAAGCTGTTCCTTATCTGCCCCCACCCAGTTCTCTCTGCAGCACTAGACTCAGtgcagaggagggagaggaagcaaGCCAGGGAGCCGCACAAGGGCTCCAAGCGGCCTTCTAGCCCCCTGACTTCTAACAGGCCTCCCTCTGCTATGGGACGACCCCCCAAGGAAAGCCTGGGCTTCAAGTCCTGTGTCCACGCCCCTGTAAGGCCCGCCCTCCACTCAGGGGTGAGCAGTGCTGAGACTAGGAACGCCCAGGTCTGCAGGGGAGATGGTTTCTATCGTATGCTCAGAGGTTCTGGCATCGAGATGCCAGCAGCCCAGGGCAGCGTTTTCTCTGCACTCACTTCCTGCTTCCTGAAAtcttaaagcaaagaaaaacaccagtatctATAGGTGAAAGGTGCTGAATCGGGCAGTGGAGGACACATAAAGTTGCAGTGACCCCTCTTGAGGGCAGGCTGAGCCCTGACTCCGGGGCTCAGTCTCTGTGCCCatacagtgaggcctggcatgacTCTCCCAGCCCACGCATTCTCTGCACggcctgccttcactctttcccgtGCCCCAACGCCCTGGACCTCCACCTCCCAGTGGTGAAAGCCTCTGAGCCCCAAGGGCCATGTGCTTTCTTCCTCAGTCCAAGTCTTACTGGCTCACACAGCAGCAATTTTTATCAGCGAGGCTATCTGTTCTCCTAGTTCAAACAAGACTGCGGACTTCCCGAGtgatccggtggttaagaatccacctccaatgcaggagacatgggttcaatccctggtccaggaggatcctacgtgccctggagcaactaagcccaagcaccacaagtATTGAGCCCGCACTGTAGAGCCCTTGCTCCAGAAAAGatgccaccgcaatgagaagcctgcgcccctcagccaagaggagcctctgctcgctgcaactagacaaagcctgcacacagcagtgaagttccagagcagccaataaataaacaataattttaaaaaaaactgaagggGCCAGCCACTCATGAGCAGCAAAAGTTACATCTGACAGGCTGACATGAATCCAAGAGGTAGAAAACTAATTAGTCCCAGAATCATTTCACCACATGATACAAAAGTGGAGGTCTTATAACAAATGATCAAAGCCAAGCAGAGGTTAAATGACATTCACAATCTCAGAGCCAAATAGAAAGGAAgcacatatttgaaaaaaattcaaagtaggTCATAAAAATTGAAAGAACAAAGAGATTAAGATAAAAAGCCATGGTGCTTGAAGGAAAATGTTGCAGTTTTGATATATTTGTGAATGATAGATACACTTGAAGATCTATTGCCCCAGAAGGTTAGAGTGATGACTTTCTTACTTAGAGCTTATCTAGAGGGGGACGACTTTACATGGAAGTCCCATGTATAGGCTTAGTAGTTCACAGCTCTCAAATTGCTCTTACTTGAATGCTTATATTTGATTCTCAAAACTATCCTAAGAATTGCcgattcatctttcagtatttcgATTATAACTTACAAACAGAAAAGTGAGCAAACGGTGAGTACATAACTCGGGAAACTTCCAGAAAGCGAATCAACCCGTGTAACTAGCATCTAGATCAAAACACAGACCACAACCAGCACCTCAGGGGcccctgtgccctcctccaaccCCGCCTTTCACAAGGAACCACTGTCCTGTCACCTAACACCAGGGTTTTGTCAACTGTGTTTTATAAAGAGGAAACTTACTTTTGGAGAAGTCAAGTGACTTAGAAAGGTCAAGGCTAGTGGGCGGTGGAGGCAGCAGGGCTGGGAGGCAGCGACATTGCCCCTGGTTCCAGTGGAGGATGAAGCTGCCATAACCCAGCGCAGATGCAGGGTGGCAGCCAGCAGAAAAAAGGCAGGGGAGGCTGGAGAGAGTCTGGCAGAGGGCAGCAGATACCTGAGAGCTGATGGACAGAGCAGAGGACGCGGCCAGGCGGGAGCTGGAGGCCTGGACCAGTTTCCCAGTGCTCCACACGGGGATCCTTCTGTAAACCCCAGGCATCTCCTCCCCCAGCCATTCTCCCCATacttcctccccctccctggcCAATTTTAGACGTGAAGACTGGAGATGTAGGTAGTGAGAGTAGGGTGGTTGCGGCGGCTCCACGTGCGGGGACATGTAACTTGCTGGTTCTGTGGAAAAATCACAAAGGGAGCAAAGCTGCTGTGTTTGGGGAGAACCGTGTCAGAACGCAGCCCTAAACTGGGTGTAGGCAGTGCATTTCCTGAGCTAAGGCTCCACCGCTTAATCGTGGCCCAGTCAGTTTACTTCTTagagcctcagtctcttcatcatTCCCTCAGGATGTTAACCATGACACGGGGCTTTGTtggggattaaataagataatggatGTGAAAGCCCTTTTGTCAACTTGGAAAATgccctttttttgttttggggggtaTTTGGGGAGGACtgggtacctttttttttttttttttttggctgttcttgGTCTTCGTTGCCGTGTGCAAGCTTGCTCTAgtggtggtgagcgggggctactcttcgttgaggcgctcaggcttctcactgtggtggcttctctcgttccAGGTGCACGGCCTCAGCGGTCCTGGTACAcgtgcttagttgccccaaggccgGTGGGAttttcttggaccagggatcaaacccatgtgccctgcattggcaggtgaattcttaagcACTGccccagcagggaagtccctaaaaggcTGTTTAAATGAAAGACTTTACTGATTCTAAATATGAACCTGAGTGCCAGACAGTGTGAGATGTTAAGCTGTTCTTAAACATTTTCTACCTGgctcttttacacacacacacacacacacacacacacacacacacaaaccaggtGTCATGGAAGGGACTTGAGGACCGAATGGCAGGTCACGGACAGGCTGGGAATATGAAGGCAATGACCAGGCCAGAGGAGTGAGGCCTCGGTGCCCAAACCTGAAGAGAACGGTTTGAATTTAGGCCCTCACCAGTCCACCCCACTACTCTTAGCGTAACTGCTCCCTCCAAGACCAGAGTCTTCTGACCCTTGTTCTCTCAACTACTTGTCCCTGCTTTGATGCATGCACCATCAGTCAACCCCTCCATTTTGGGGAGacccactctttgctaccccatgaactgtagcccgccaggcccctctgtccatggaattctccaaacaagaatactggagtgggtagccgttcccttctccagggggtcttcccaatccagagatcaaacccaggtctcctgcactgcaggcggagtctttaccgtctgagcccacAGGGAAGCCTAAAtcgcccgcagtgcaggagacccaggttccatccctgggtcaggattcCAGCTTTGTTAGGTTCCTGACAGGGGATGGGCCTCCAGCACCTTCTCGCCTGTCTGGGCTGCTGAGTGGGTTCCAGGACCAGAGAAAGCCAGAAGGTGGATTCAGAGGCAGCTCCCAGGAAGAGGCTGCCGGCACCCCAGTCTGTGAAATCCGGTCACCGTGATGGGCCGGCCCTCCCCCACAACCGCCAGCGCCTGTGTCTCTGGCTTCCTGCGGAGCTGACAGTTAGGGCCCCTCTGGTGTGGGGCTGAGGCAGCGTGAGTGCGGTTATTTGTGCACAGCTCGCCTCACCGCCCCCCCCAACAACTGTTTCCATTCTCACAGAGCAGCTACGTCCGGATCAGACACACAGGACGGCGGCCGGGGGATTTCCAAGGGACTTTCTGAGAACGCCAGTGAAAGTGGGGCGTTGGCTGCACGGCCGGGCACTCTTGGTAAAACCCACTTCTTCCCTGCAGGACGAGTCAGCCCTGGCCTGGTGGGGCTGCTTCCCAAGGCCCctttcagactgaaactgaagaacagaAACCACTACCCCGGAGCTCGGTCAGCTTGCTGGGCTGGGGAAGTCCATGAAAAACTCAGTTGGGATTGGAGTTAAATGGAACATTCCCTGAGCTTGAAGGCATGAGAAAATGGTTCCAGTTTGAAGAGGACCTGGGAGGGATGACGTGAGCAGCCGGGAGGCGCCCAGCTTCCTTCCCTGGGCCTGAGAGAGCGCAAGGGATGCGGAGGGTCACTGGTGAGGCAGCATCTCCCCGCCTTCCCACATTCCAGGTCACAGGTAAGACACTGACTCACTAGCAACACCAGGTGGCTGAGAGACACACAGCCCCAGTGCAGGCCCCTCAGCTCCTGAGTCAGAGCTCCGCTTGCGTGCCAGTCCTCCCGCAGCACTTCCCCACTATTttggttgactgtatacagctcagatggtcaaggatctgcctgcaatgcagacctgggttcgatccctgggttgggaagatccgctggagaagggaaaggctacccattccagtattcttgcccagagaattccgtggacataggatcctggcaggctacagtccatggggttgcagagttgacacaactgagtgactttcacacatgttgtatatatatttaagagtGGCTAATAAAAGAGTGAATGTTTTACCTTTTATAAAACTGGGAAGTTACAGAATTTTCACACCACTTTATTTTCAGAATCACAAAAATCCTGACGTAAATGAAATGTAATCACTTTCGTTCTGAACAGATGGGGAGCAAGAAACTTAGGGAAATAAAAATGAggaccctgggacttccctggtggtcctgtggccacGACTTCATGTTCTCAATGCAgcgggcctgggttcaaacccaggtcagggaactagaccccacacgtcacaactaagacctggagaagCCAAATAAatgacaacagtaacaacaaaaatggGGACACTAACAGGCTTTATTACAGAAATTTAAATAGAAGAGAatttatgataaatatttaattctaaaacaaataattcaCCTTGGCCAGTAGCATGAAGTGACTCAAGAACCCCTACTAGGCCAGAGACAAAAGGAGAGGCCCACCTCCTGGGGAGGCCCGAACTAACCAGAGCAGGACCCAACAGTAACCTGAGGGTCTCCAGTTAGGGGGACGTAGGGAAGGTGGGCAGGGGGAGGTCCAGGGTGCCACTGGTGGGCCTGAAGTATAGGAAGAACtgaacaaagaagagaaaaaaggtaTTAAACATGGTCAAGGGCAAATACTACTTGCACAAGTAGTATTTGCCCTCAGAATTTTAAGGGATACCTGCTGTGCCAGGTCTAGAGGGCAGAAGGCGGCAACCACAGACACCAGGACTACGAGGCTGAGATGGTTGCCTAGACTCAGGACGGCAGACCTTCCGAGACCCAAGGAAGCACATTCGAAAGGCTACAACCCTGGAGGCTGAGACGGATCATGAAGAGCAGAAGGGCTCTGCTGCTCTGGGAAGATGCCTACTGGGCAGTGCGTTCTTATTGCACCCAGctaagggaaagaggaagggaaggcttCTGCTGTGGGCTTAAGAACATTTCTAGGGGTTCATGTTCATTGCCATCTGACCCAGAGTCCTGCCTATGAGCAAGGGCGCAGCCCTGGGCTGTAGGTAGGAAAACTAGCATCCTACTCCCCACTGAATTCAGTCTCTACCCACCCCCCACAGTAGTCCAAAGAGGGTAAAAATGGCCCAAGGACACACTGGGCTGATCAGTTGACAGTCGGCTGAGTCTTAGCATCGGAGGGTGGGATGTGTTTGAAGTCCTGCCCATTTAGCTCCACGACAGAAAACAAGCAGCGGCAGAGACGAGGAGGCAAGATGCTGGCAGCCGTGCGCCTTCCTAGGTCTTTATGGCTGTGTCTCTGGACTTGTAGGCCACGCCTCGACTCTTCAGCTCCCGTACGATTCCTGCAGTGGGAAGAGAAACAGCTCTGTGAGGGGAGAAGAGTCAGAAGACAAGAAGGATCCCCTGGCTCCCACGtggtgaggggagggggtggtACGCTCTGGACTGCTCATCAGAACTGCGTGGCTGGAGTGTCACCCCCTGGAGGACCCAGGCACGTGCTTGTCAATGACTTAGTAAGAACAGGAAGACAACGGCGGGAGACACACTGTAGCTGTCAAAAGCAAGGGTTCTGGATGCCTGGGTGGAAATTCTGGCTCCttactaactgtgtgaccttggacaagttatttaacctctgagGCTCTGGTTCCCTCACAGAGTCGTCCTGAGCACCGGCATTAATTCACAAGAGAAACTTCCATAGAGCCTGGCACAATAAATGAACAAAGGCTGTTACTATAATTATTACCTTGGGGCAGGCGACCAGTGACGGACACTGCATACACGCCTGGCTTAAAGTtacctgaaagagaagaaaagagactgCGATTAAGAGTGAGTTACGACAAAAGACCACACACAACCTTaagctaaaaatgaaagaaatgctgCAACTCTAAGAGAAGAGCAATTGCTTCTTTTGGCTACAAGTTTTAAGTGACAGGGCACAGGACACTTTTCATGGCTTCCCTCTGACCTCATCTTCCTCACTCTGGGGCCACTGACCCGTTGACTGAAGACTCCACCCACCCAGCCCAGACAACACATCTAGGCCAGGATAAAAACAAAGGGAGGCACTTACTGACTCGCTGCCACTTGGAGACCCAGCTGTCCTCTGGACTCATCATCGCGATGATtctaggaaagggaaagaaacagaGTCAGCCTGAGCCGCCTCCACTGGAGAAAGTGAGATTGAGAGCACTGCCCAGCCCACCCTGGGCCCCATGCCCACCTTCACCCCGTTCCCAGCTAGCACAGCAGTTccgggagaggaaacctcaggaaaAGACAAGAACTGAGCTTCTACTAGGAAGCAAGGAAAGCTCTGCACAGAGTTCTAGTGCTGGGAAGGGACTGACTCACAGCTAGTACTGAGAGTCCTTGGGCTTAAGTCCCTGGCCCCCAGTCACAGGTCAGTCATGACTCGCCCCCCAGAAAGACTGATGCCCCAGGGAGCGGGACAGCTTTCGAGGTAGATGGCTGATTACAACCAGCACGACTACTGAAGGCTGGGGCCCAGGGCAAAGGGGAGGCTGAGTCTAAACAGTGGGTCCCCTTAGTAGAAACAAGTTAGATTTAATCAAGCTCTGCCTCTAATGAGCTGTCCAGCTTGACTCGAATATGAAGAGCTCCCTCAGTACttaagatgaaattaaaagggTGAGCTAATACATGAAAGAGCCCTAGCACAGAGTAGATGCTAAATAAACATTAGCTCTCCTTACTATCCTAATCATTCCTCCCAGGGTAGCTGTAAACCCAGAGCACAGGCCACAGAAAGGGCCAGAAGCCTGCTACTGAGCATGACAGGTAAGCTTCAGGTGCTTTCAGAAGCTACAGAGGTCATTTCTGTCACCCTCCCCCCCCACCAATTCAATCAGATATTTACTGACCGCCTCCTGTGACAGACCTGCACTGATGTTTGTTGACTGCCTCCTCAGTATCCACTCCTCCTTCTCTTGCTAACAATCTTGGATTCTTACTTAGGAAGCCTTCCTCCCCATCTAAATCCTATACTCACAGTCATATGCTTCGAGTGGAACTGACCTCACCTCTAGAGGTGCCCAGTAGGGTAAGGCCCACTCTGGCCTGGCAGACCAGTCTGGGGTAGGCATGTACACAGGCTGTTCTCATGACCAAATGTGTATTTTCCTGTCCTTCTGTCCTTCAAAATCTATCCCTCCAGCCTCACAGTGCCTGTCAATCCAATCAGATGATTTAATCTAATCAGAATCCCCACCACTCTCCAAACATACCCTGCTTTACCCACTCCATTCTTTTGTTCAAATCAATCCCTTTGTTTACaacactttttcttcctttttctcatctTGGCCTCCTCAAAAATCCTATACTTCTTTCCTTTATTAAGAGCCTGATTCATATGCTATCTCCTCCACTTCTGGCTGACTTCATCAAGCCCTCCTCTAATCTTCTTTAGCCTTGGATATACTTACTCTTCAAATCTTAATATGcaccaaaatacataaataactcctataactcaataacaaaagACCAAAACCCTGatacaaaaatgggcaaaaaacctgaagagacattttaccaaagaagatatacaaacagccaataaagatatgaaaagatgctcaacgtcaccaatca includes these proteins:
- the SUPT4H1 gene encoding transcription elongation factor SPT4, with translation MALETVPKDLRHLRACLLCSLVKTIDQFEYDGCDNCDAYLQMKGNREMVYDCTSSSFDGIIAMMSPEDSWVSKWQRVSNFKPGVYAVSVTGRLPQGIVRELKSRGVAYKSRDTAIKT